A stretch of Saccharothrix texasensis DNA encodes these proteins:
- a CDS encoding DNA-3-methyladenine glycosylase yields the protein MPATPRQLTERELAVDPVDAARLLLGSVIESTTDEGVVGVRIVEVEAYRGGDDPASHCYRGRTPRNDVMFGPAGRLYVYFVYGMHFCANVVSLTDGVPGAVLLRAGEVVTGSELAHTRRPTARSAAELAKGPARLTGVLGLDRAHNGVDLTEPGATVRLLAGEPVDPADIRTGPRVGVAVAVDVPWRFWIDSPAVSAYRRGTRRTRVTADPR from the coding sequence TTGCCCGCAACGCCTAGGCAGCTCACCGAGCGGGAGCTCGCGGTCGACCCCGTCGACGCCGCGCGGCTCCTGCTCGGGAGCGTCATCGAGTCGACCACCGACGAGGGCGTGGTCGGGGTGCGGATCGTCGAGGTCGAGGCGTACCGGGGCGGCGACGACCCCGCCTCGCACTGCTACCGGGGCCGCACCCCGCGCAACGACGTCATGTTCGGCCCGGCCGGCCGGCTCTACGTGTACTTCGTCTACGGGATGCACTTCTGCGCGAACGTCGTGTCGCTGACCGACGGCGTGCCCGGCGCGGTGCTGCTGCGCGCCGGCGAGGTGGTCACCGGGTCCGAGCTGGCCCACACCCGCCGGCCGACCGCGCGCAGCGCCGCCGAACTGGCCAAGGGCCCCGCCCGGCTGACCGGCGTGCTCGGCCTGGACCGCGCGCACAACGGCGTGGACCTGACCGAGCCGGGCGCGACCGTGCGGCTGCTGGCCGGCGAGCCGGTGGACCCCGCCGACATCCGCACCGGGCCGCGCGTCGGCGTGGCCGTGGCGGTCGACGTGCCGTGGCGGTTCTGGATCGACTCGCCCGCCGTCAGCGCCTACCGCCGGGGCACCCGCCGCACGCGCGTCACGGCGGACCCGCGCTAG
- the argB gene encoding acetylglutamate kinase — MITPQAKAGILIEALPWLQRFRGAIVVVKYGGNAMVDTELKRAFAQDMVFLKLAGLHPVVVHGGGPQIAAMLKRLGIESEFRGGLRVTTPEAMDVVRMVLVGQVQRELVGLINSHGPLAVGLSGEDAHLLTAARRPAVVDGEPVDIGLVGDIVDVNPDAVLDIVRAGRIPVVSTVAPDVDGVVHNVNADTAAGAVAVALKAEKLVVLTDVEGLYADWPDRSSLLHRVDADRLEEMLPGLDSGMVPKMEACLRAVRGGVPEAHVIDGRLAHSVLLEVFTSEGVGTMVTERTGADEA, encoded by the coding sequence GTGATCACACCGCAGGCCAAAGCCGGGATCCTGATCGAGGCGCTGCCGTGGTTGCAGCGCTTCCGGGGCGCGATCGTGGTCGTCAAGTACGGCGGCAACGCCATGGTGGACACCGAGCTGAAGCGGGCGTTCGCGCAGGACATGGTGTTCCTCAAGCTCGCCGGCCTGCACCCGGTCGTGGTGCACGGCGGCGGGCCGCAGATCGCCGCGATGCTCAAGCGGCTCGGCATCGAGTCCGAGTTCCGCGGCGGCCTGCGCGTGACCACGCCGGAGGCCATGGACGTGGTCCGGATGGTGCTGGTGGGCCAGGTGCAGCGCGAGCTGGTCGGCCTGATCAACTCGCACGGCCCGCTCGCGGTCGGCCTGTCCGGCGAGGACGCCCACCTGCTGACCGCCGCCCGGCGGCCAGCCGTGGTGGACGGCGAGCCGGTCGACATCGGGCTGGTCGGCGACATCGTCGACGTCAACCCGGACGCGGTGCTCGACATCGTGCGCGCGGGCCGCATCCCGGTCGTGTCCACGGTCGCGCCGGACGTCGACGGCGTGGTGCACAACGTCAACGCCGACACGGCGGCGGGCGCGGTGGCGGTGGCGCTGAAGGCCGAGAAGCTGGTCGTGCTCACCGACGTCGAGGGCCTGTACGCCGACTGGCCGGACAGGAGCTCGCTGCTGCACCGGGTGGACGCCGACCGGCTGGAGGAGATGCTGCCGGGCCTGGACAGCGGCATGGTGCCGAAGATGGAGGCCTGCCTGCGCGCGGTGCGCGGCGGCGTCCCCGAGGCGCACGTGATCGACGGCAGGCTGGCGCACTCGGTGTTGCTGGAGGTCTTCACCTCCGAGGGTGTCGGGACGATGGTGACCGAGCGGACTGGGGCGGACGAGGCATGA
- the argF gene encoding ornithine carbamoyltransferase yields MVRHFLRDDDLTPDEQAAVLDLADDYKADRLTAKPLTGPKSVAVIFEKNSTRTRLSFEVGIAQLGGNPVIIDGRSMQLGREETIEDTSRILSGYVDAVIWRTFAQKRIDAMASVSRIPVINALTDEFHPCQVLADLQTIRRVHGRLAGLTVTYLGDGANNMSHSMLLGGVTAGMHVRIAAPALFQPLPWVLDDARERAADTGGSVTVIEDPREAVDGSDVLVTDTWTSMGQENDGRDRMRPFRPYQLNADLVAATGVKTTVLHCLPAHRGQEITDDVLDGPDSAVWDEAENRLHAQKALLVWLLENSGGTRR; encoded by the coding sequence ATGGTGCGCCACTTCCTGCGTGACGACGACCTGACCCCCGACGAGCAGGCCGCGGTCCTCGACCTCGCCGACGACTACAAGGCCGACCGGCTGACCGCCAAGCCGCTGACCGGGCCCAAGTCCGTCGCGGTGATCTTCGAGAAGAACTCCACCCGCACCCGGCTGTCGTTCGAGGTGGGCATCGCCCAGCTCGGCGGCAACCCGGTGATCATCGACGGCCGGTCCATGCAGCTCGGCCGCGAGGAGACCATCGAGGACACCTCCCGCATCCTGTCCGGGTACGTGGACGCGGTGATCTGGCGGACGTTCGCGCAGAAGCGCATCGACGCGATGGCGTCGGTGTCCCGCATCCCGGTGATCAACGCGCTGACCGACGAGTTCCACCCCTGCCAGGTGCTGGCCGACCTCCAGACCATCCGGCGCGTGCACGGCAGGCTCGCCGGCCTCACCGTCACCTACCTGGGCGACGGCGCGAACAACATGTCCCACTCGATGCTGCTCGGCGGCGTCACGGCGGGCATGCACGTGCGGATCGCCGCGCCCGCGCTGTTCCAGCCCCTGCCGTGGGTGCTGGACGACGCCCGCGAACGCGCCGCGGACACCGGCGGCTCGGTGACCGTCATCGAGGACCCGCGCGAGGCGGTGGACGGCTCCGACGTGCTGGTCACCGACACGTGGACGTCCATGGGCCAGGAGAACGACGGCCGCGACCGGATGCGCCCGTTCCGGCCCTACCAGCTCAACGCCGACCTCGTGGCCGCGACCGGCGTGAAGACGACCGTGCTGCACTGCCTGCCCGCCCACCGCGGCCAGGAGATCACCGACGACGTGCTGGACGGCCCGGACAGCGCCGTGTGGGACGAGGCGGAGAACCGGCTGCACGCCCAGAAGGCCCTGCTCGTGTGGTTGCTGGAGAACTCGGGCGGAACGCGCCGATGA
- a CDS encoding HAD family hydrolase: protein MTGRLRAVIFDWRGTLVLAPTFRGWVSEALRRLGRDADRTSDVIASLDLSSLDVPGLDADAALHRATYYRAFRAAGLDEELADSLYAVEADPAITPFAVDAGPTLRELRAAGVRIGVLSDIHFDLRPAFADLPVDAFALSFEHGVAKPDPAIFHVALRELGTAASETLMVGDRSTHDGAGVEAGLPTLLVPPLRDVEDARLHLVTRLLG from the coding sequence ATGACCGGACGCCTGCGCGCCGTGATCTTCGACTGGAGGGGGACGCTGGTGCTCGCGCCCACGTTCCGCGGGTGGGTGTCGGAGGCGTTGCGCCGGCTCGGCCGCGACGCCGACCGGACCTCCGACGTGATCGCGTCGCTGGACCTGTCCTCACTGGACGTGCCCGGTCTCGACGCGGACGCTGCGCTGCACCGGGCGACGTACTACCGGGCGTTCCGGGCGGCCGGGCTGGACGAGGAGTTGGCCGACTCGCTCTACGCGGTGGAGGCCGACCCGGCGATCACCCCGTTCGCGGTGGACGCCGGGCCGACGTTGCGGGAGCTGCGCGCCGCGGGCGTGCGGATCGGGGTCCTCAGCGACATCCACTTCGACCTCCGGCCCGCGTTCGCCGACCTGCCGGTCGACGCGTTCGCGCTGTCCTTCGAGCACGGCGTGGCGAAGCCCGACCCGGCGATCTTCCACGTCGCGCTGCGCGAGCTGGGCACGGCGGCCAGCGAGACGCTCATGGTCGGCGACCGCTCGACGCACGACGGCGCGGGCGTCGAGGCCGGCCTGCCGACCTTGCTCGTCCCGCCGCTGCGGGACGTCGAGGACGCCCGGCTGCACCTCGTCACGAGACTGCTCGGGTGA
- the argH gene encoding argininosuccinate lyase produces MSSLWGGRFAGGPAEAMARLSASTHFDWRLAPYDIRGSRAHARVLHRAGLLTADELERMLTALDALEADVASGSFTPTQADEDVHTALERGLIERAGPELGGKLRAGRSRNDQVATLFRMWLRDAAQRVAAGVLDVVDALADQASAHATAVMPGRTHLQSAQPVLLAHHLLAHGQALLRDVDRLADWDKRTAVSPYGSGALAGSSLGLDPAAVAAELGFDGPVENSIDGTASRDFAAEIAFVLAMIGVDLSRIAEEVIIWTTAEFRFAVLDDAWATGSSIMPQKKNPDVAELTRGKSGRLIGNLTGLLATLKAQPLAYNRDLQEDKEPLFDSVEQLELLLPALAGMIATTRFDTARMAELAPAGFTLATDIAEWLVRQGVPFRLAHEAAGECVRVAEGRGVGLAELTDEEFATISPALTPEVRSVLTVEGSIASRDAHGGTAPDRVAEQLKRLRDKVSVARNA; encoded by the coding sequence GTGAGTTCATTGTGGGGTGGCCGGTTCGCCGGAGGACCGGCGGAGGCGATGGCGCGGCTGTCCGCGTCCACGCACTTCGACTGGCGACTCGCCCCGTACGACATCAGGGGCTCCCGCGCGCACGCCCGCGTGCTGCACCGGGCCGGCCTGCTGACCGCCGACGAGCTGGAGCGCATGCTGACGGCGCTGGACGCCCTGGAAGCCGACGTGGCCTCCGGGTCGTTCACCCCGACGCAGGCCGACGAGGACGTGCACACCGCGCTGGAACGCGGCCTGATCGAGCGCGCCGGACCCGAGCTGGGCGGCAAGCTGCGCGCCGGCCGGTCCCGCAACGACCAGGTGGCCACGCTGTTCCGGATGTGGCTGCGCGACGCCGCCCAACGGGTGGCCGCGGGCGTCCTGGACGTGGTCGACGCGCTGGCCGACCAGGCGTCCGCGCACGCCACCGCCGTCATGCCCGGCCGCACGCACCTGCAGTCCGCGCAGCCCGTGCTGCTGGCCCACCACCTGCTCGCGCACGGCCAGGCGCTGCTGCGCGACGTCGACCGGCTGGCCGACTGGGACAAGCGGACCGCCGTGTCGCCCTACGGCTCGGGCGCGCTGGCCGGCTCGTCGCTCGGCCTCGACCCGGCCGCGGTGGCCGCGGAGCTGGGCTTCGACGGCCCGGTGGAGAACTCCATCGACGGCACCGCCTCGCGCGACTTCGCCGCCGAGATCGCGTTCGTGCTGGCCATGATCGGCGTCGACCTGTCCCGGATCGCCGAAGAGGTGATCATCTGGACCACCGCCGAGTTCCGCTTCGCCGTGCTGGACGACGCGTGGGCCACCGGCAGCTCGATCATGCCGCAGAAGAAGAACCCGGACGTCGCCGAGCTGACCAGGGGCAAGTCCGGCCGGCTCATCGGCAACCTCACCGGGCTGCTGGCGACGTTGAAGGCCCAGCCGCTGGCCTACAACCGGGACCTCCAGGAGGACAAGGAGCCGCTGTTCGACTCGGTCGAGCAGTTGGAGCTGCTGCTGCCCGCGCTGGCCGGGATGATCGCCACCACCCGGTTCGACACCGCGCGGATGGCCGAGCTGGCGCCCGCCGGGTTCACCCTGGCCACCGACATCGCCGAGTGGCTGGTGCGGCAGGGCGTGCCGTTCCGGCTGGCGCACGAGGCGGCGGGCGAGTGCGTCCGGGTGGCCGAGGGGCGCGGCGTCGGGCTCGCGGAGCTGACCGACGAGGAGTTCGCCACCATCTCTCCCGCGCTGACGCCCGAAGTGCGTAGCGTGTTGACCGTGGAAGGGTCCATCGCGTCCCGGGACGCGCACGGCGGCACCGCGCCCGACCGCGTGGCCGAGCAGTTGAAGAGGCTGCGCGACAAGGTCTCCGTTGCCCGCAACGCCTAG
- a CDS encoding argininosuccinate synthase domain-containing protein translates to MSERVVLVCPGGATSAVGIHRLAEETGAGVVAVAVDLDRGEDPEAFRQRALAGGAVRAEVVDARDEFADRYCLPALRANALRPASALYPPLVAEHLVGAAARHGATAVAHGCAGHDGVRLEAGIRALAPDLRVLALVHDHVPHPADRTPPVDPGDPDELVDPDELVITFDRGRPVAIDGETVTMLQAVQELNRRAGARGSGRGARVHETPGAVALTTAHRGLEDATLEPDLARFKRRVERRWGELVRDGLWFSPLKRALDSFIDDTQPHVSGEVRLVLHGARAVVADRRGEPPLPDFSQGPASPRCLPTKIAAKRDSIT, encoded by the coding sequence ATGAGTGAGCGGGTCGTCCTCGTGTGCCCCGGCGGCGCGACGAGCGCGGTCGGGATCCACCGGCTCGCCGAGGAGACCGGCGCCGGGGTCGTCGCCGTCGCGGTGGACCTCGACCGGGGCGAGGACCCGGAGGCGTTCCGGCAGCGCGCGCTGGCCGGCGGCGCGGTGCGGGCCGAGGTGGTGGACGCCCGCGACGAGTTCGCCGACCGGTACTGCCTGCCCGCGCTGCGCGCCAACGCCCTGCGGCCCGCGTCCGCGCTGTACCCGCCGCTCGTCGCCGAGCACCTCGTCGGGGCCGCCGCGCGGCACGGCGCGACGGCGGTGGCGCACGGTTGCGCCGGCCACGACGGCGTCCGCCTGGAGGCGGGCATCCGCGCGCTCGCGCCCGACCTGCGTGTCCTCGCGCTGGTCCACGACCACGTGCCGCACCCCGCGGACCGCACCCCGCCGGTCGACCCGGGCGACCCCGACGAGCTGGTCGACCCCGACGAGCTGGTGATCACGTTCGACCGGGGCAGACCGGTCGCCATCGACGGCGAGACCGTCACCATGCTGCAGGCCGTCCAGGAGCTGAACCGGCGCGCGGGCGCGCGGGGGTCCGGCCGCGGCGCCCGCGTCCACGAGACACCGGGCGCGGTCGCCCTGACCACCGCGCACCGCGGCCTGGAGGACGCCACCCTGGAACCCGACCTGGCCCGCTTCAAGCGGCGGGTCGAGCGGCGCTGGGGTGAACTGGTGCGCGACGGCCTGTGGTTCTCGCCGCTCAAGCGGGCGCTCGACAGCTTCATCGACGACACCCAGCCGCACGTGTCCGGCGAGGTCCGGCTCGTGCTGCACGGTGCCCGCGCGGTCGTCGCCGACCGACGCGGCGAGCCGCCGCTGCCAGACTTCAGCCAAGGCCCCGCGTCACCGCGGTGCCTGCCGACCAAGATCGCCGCGAAGAGGGATTCGATCACGTGA
- the argJ gene encoding bifunctional glutamate N-acetyltransferase/amino-acid acetyltransferase ArgJ has product MNRNKGVTGPKGFKAAGVAAGIKESGALDLALVVNEGPGQAAAGVFTTNQVKAAPVLWSQQVLRERQLHAVVLNSGGANACTGPEGFQDTHATAEKVAEVLDVGAVEVAVCSTGLIGERLPMDNLKAGVEKAAQELGAGDQSGLDAATAVMTTDTHPKQSWQDHPDGWSVGGFVKGAGMLSPNMATMLSVITTDAVIDGDALDAALRAVTAKTYDRLDVDGGTSTNDTVLVLASGASGVAPSAEQFADVLTAVANDLVKQLQGDAEGVTKEVSITVNGALTEAEAVVVAKTVAEDNLVKTALFGSDPNWGRIAMAVGRSQATVDQHKLGITINGVTLFADGHKAADRSEADLSGRDVAIVVDLNLGDGTATVLTTDLSHGYVEENSAYSS; this is encoded by the coding sequence TTGAACCGCAACAAAGGCGTTACGGGACCGAAGGGCTTCAAGGCCGCCGGTGTCGCGGCCGGCATCAAGGAGTCCGGCGCGCTCGACCTGGCGCTGGTCGTCAACGAAGGTCCCGGCCAGGCCGCCGCGGGCGTCTTCACCACCAACCAGGTGAAGGCCGCGCCCGTGCTGTGGTCCCAGCAGGTGCTGCGGGAGCGCCAGCTCCACGCCGTCGTGCTGAACTCCGGCGGCGCGAACGCGTGCACCGGGCCCGAGGGCTTCCAGGACACCCACGCCACCGCCGAGAAGGTCGCCGAGGTGCTCGACGTCGGCGCGGTCGAGGTCGCGGTGTGCTCCACCGGCCTGATCGGCGAGCGCCTGCCGATGGACAACCTCAAGGCGGGCGTGGAGAAGGCGGCCCAGGAGCTGGGCGCCGGCGACCAGTCGGGCCTGGACGCCGCCACCGCCGTGATGACCACCGACACCCACCCCAAGCAGAGCTGGCAGGACCACCCGGACGGGTGGTCGGTCGGCGGGTTCGTCAAGGGCGCGGGGATGCTCTCGCCGAACATGGCCACGATGCTCAGCGTCATCACCACCGACGCGGTGATCGACGGCGACGCCCTGGACGCGGCCCTGCGCGCGGTCACCGCCAAGACCTACGACCGGCTCGACGTGGACGGCGGCACGTCCACCAACGACACCGTGCTCGTCCTCGCCTCCGGCGCCTCCGGTGTCGCGCCGAGCGCCGAGCAGTTCGCCGACGTGCTCACCGCCGTGGCGAACGACCTGGTCAAGCAGCTCCAAGGGGACGCGGAGGGCGTCACCAAGGAGGTCTCCATCACGGTCAACGGCGCGCTCACCGAGGCCGAGGCCGTCGTGGTCGCCAAGACCGTCGCCGAGGACAACCTGGTCAAGACCGCGCTGTTCGGCTCCGACCCGAACTGGGGCCGCATCGCGATGGCCGTCGGCCGCTCGCAGGCCACCGTGGACCAGCACAAGCTCGGCATCACGATCAACGGCGTCACGCTGTTCGCGGACGGGCACAAGGCCGCCGACCGCAGCGAGGCCGACCTGTCCGGCCGCGACGTGGCCATCGTGGTGGACCTGAACCTGGGTGACGGCACGGCCACCGTGCTGACCACCGACCTGTCCCACGGGTACGTCGAAGAGAACAGCGCGTACAGCTCGTGA
- a CDS encoding cytochrome P450, producing the protein MAAMPTTPLHFRRVGFDPHPDLAEIRDQGGVRRVDSPALGGPVWLVTRVEDVRLVYSDTRRFRISAHHLVPGAPALSDEELAAVRPGNLLAFDPPEHTRLRRTLAPEFTARRMRRLEPRIHDIVRDHLDAIERQGPPADLVADFALPVPALVICELLGVPFADREAFQDRYTRFFDVTLTFEQRLAIQYESKAYLAELVARARVEPGDDLLGVLARDETAALDDREMVGVADLLLLAGHETTANMLGLGVLALLRHPDQLRLLREEPERADAAVEELLRWLTVVHTGVPRVTVAEVELGGQVLGPGELVVCSLPAADRDPALVPDPDVLDITRDAGGHVAFGHGVHHCLGAPLARMEMRIAFPALARRFPALRAVGPAPDYRSQQVVYGLGSLPVTW; encoded by the coding sequence ATGGCCGCGATGCCGACGACGCCCCTGCACTTCCGCCGGGTGGGGTTCGACCCCCACCCCGACCTGGCGGAGATCCGCGACCAGGGCGGGGTGCGCCGGGTCGACTCGCCCGCCCTGGGCGGGCCGGTGTGGCTGGTCACCCGCGTCGAGGACGTCCGGCTCGTCTACAGCGACACGCGGCGCTTCCGCATCTCCGCCCACCACCTGGTGCCGGGCGCGCCCGCGTTGAGCGACGAGGAGCTGGCCGCCGTGCGGCCGGGCAACCTGCTGGCGTTCGACCCGCCCGAGCACACCCGGCTGCGGCGGACGCTGGCGCCGGAGTTCACCGCCCGCCGGATGCGCCGGCTGGAACCGCGGATCCACGACATCGTGCGCGACCACCTCGACGCGATCGAGCGCCAGGGGCCGCCCGCCGACCTGGTGGCCGACTTCGCGCTGCCCGTGCCGGCGCTGGTGATCTGCGAGCTGCTCGGCGTGCCCTTCGCCGACCGCGAGGCCTTCCAGGACCGCTACACGAGGTTCTTCGACGTGACGCTGACGTTCGAGCAGCGGCTCGCCATCCAGTACGAGTCCAAGGCCTACCTGGCCGAGCTGGTCGCGCGGGCCAGGGTCGAGCCGGGGGACGACCTGCTGGGCGTGCTCGCCCGCGACGAGACCGCCGCCCTCGACGACCGGGAGATGGTCGGCGTCGCGGACCTGCTGCTCCTGGCCGGCCACGAGACCACGGCCAACATGCTCGGCCTCGGCGTGCTCGCCCTGCTGCGCCACCCCGACCAGCTGCGGCTGCTGCGCGAGGAGCCCGAACGCGCCGACGCGGCCGTGGAGGAGCTGCTGCGGTGGCTGACCGTCGTGCACACCGGCGTGCCCCGGGTCACGGTCGCGGAGGTGGAGCTGGGCGGTCAGGTGCTCGGTCCCGGCGAGCTGGTGGTCTGCTCGCTGCCCGCGGCCGACCGCGACCCCGCCCTCGTGCCGGACCCCGACGTGCTGGACATCACCCGGGACGCGGGCGGCCACGTCGCGTTCGGCCACGGCGTCCACCACTGCCTCGGCGCGCCGCTGGCCAGGATGGAGATGCGGATCGCGTTCCCCGCCCTGGCCCGCCGGTTCCCCGCGCTGCGCGCGGTGGGACCCGCCCCCGACTACCGCTCCCAGCAGGTCGTCTACGGCCTGGGGTCGCTGCCCGTGACGTGGTGA
- a CDS encoding arginine repressor, protein MTRTARQARIVELVAQRAIRSQSELAKTLAVEGIEVTQATLSRDLDELGAVKLRGPDGGAPVYVIPEDGSPVRGVQGGTSRLTRVLAELLVSVDHSGNLAVLRTPPGAAQFLASALDRAALHDIVGTIAGDDTILAVAREPLTGADLAARVTALAAGDDQSPQGDADE, encoded by the coding sequence ATGACCCGGACCGCGCGGCAGGCCCGCATCGTCGAACTGGTCGCCCAACGCGCCATCCGCAGCCAGTCGGAGCTGGCGAAGACGCTGGCGGTGGAAGGCATCGAGGTCACCCAGGCCACGCTGTCGCGCGACCTGGACGAACTGGGCGCGGTCAAGCTGCGCGGACCCGACGGCGGCGCGCCCGTCTACGTCATCCCCGAGGACGGCAGCCCGGTGCGGGGCGTGCAGGGCGGCACGTCCCGCCTCACCAGGGTGCTCGCCGAACTGCTCGTGTCGGTGGACCACTCGGGCAACCTGGCGGTCCTGCGCACCCCGCCCGGCGCGGCCCAGTTCCTGGCCAGCGCGCTGGACCGGGCCGCGCTGCACGACATCGTCGGCACCATCGCCGGTGACGACACCATCCTCGCCGTGGCCAGGGAACCCCTCACCGGCGCCGACCTGGCCGCCCGGGTCACCGCCCTCGCCGCGGGCGACGACCAGTCGCCGCAGGGTGACGCCGATGAGTGA
- a CDS encoding acetylornithine transaminase yields the protein MSDQQRWQAAMMNNYGTPGLTLTRGEGAHVWDADGNRYLDLLTGIAVNALGHAHPAIVAAVTEQIGKIGHTSNLYINEPALTLAERLLDLSGVDGDGRVLFANSGAEANEAAFKLSRRTGRTKVVSTDGGFHGRTMGALALTGQPKKREPFEPLVPGVVHVPYGDVAALEAAVDDETAAFVVEPIQGENGVVVPPEGYLQEARRITAEHGALLILDEVQTGVGRLGTWFAFQQVGIVPDVITLAKGLGGGLPLGACIAVGAAKDLFEPGQHGTTFGGNPVCCAAALAVLDTIASDGLLEHTAAVGKEIASGVEALDHPLISGVRGAGLLLGITLREAVSAKAAAAAQRAGYLINPIQPDVIRLAPPLVLDEADAHRLVADLPSFLPSPGQEP from the coding sequence ATGAGCGACCAGCAGCGGTGGCAAGCCGCGATGATGAACAACTACGGCACGCCCGGCCTGACCCTGACCAGGGGCGAGGGCGCGCACGTCTGGGACGCCGACGGCAACCGCTACCTGGACCTGCTGACCGGCATCGCGGTCAACGCGCTCGGCCACGCGCACCCGGCGATCGTGGCCGCGGTGACCGAGCAGATCGGCAAGATCGGCCACACCTCCAACCTCTACATCAACGAGCCCGCGCTCACCCTCGCCGAACGGCTGCTCGACCTGTCCGGGGTGGACGGTGACGGCCGGGTCCTGTTCGCGAACTCCGGCGCGGAGGCCAACGAGGCCGCGTTCAAGCTGAGCCGCCGCACCGGCCGCACCAAGGTCGTCTCGACCGACGGCGGTTTCCACGGCCGCACCATGGGCGCGCTGGCGCTGACCGGCCAGCCCAAGAAGCGCGAGCCGTTCGAGCCGCTGGTGCCCGGCGTCGTGCACGTCCCGTACGGCGACGTGGCCGCCCTGGAAGCCGCGGTCGACGACGAGACCGCCGCGTTCGTCGTGGAGCCGATCCAGGGCGAGAACGGCGTCGTCGTGCCGCCCGAGGGCTACCTCCAGGAGGCCCGCCGGATCACCGCCGAGCACGGCGCGCTGCTCATCCTCGACGAGGTGCAGACCGGTGTCGGCCGGCTCGGCACCTGGTTCGCGTTCCAGCAGGTCGGCATCGTGCCCGACGTCATCACGCTGGCCAAGGGCCTCGGCGGCGGGCTGCCGCTGGGCGCGTGCATCGCGGTCGGCGCGGCCAAGGACCTGTTCGAGCCCGGCCAGCACGGCACCACGTTCGGCGGCAACCCGGTGTGCTGCGCCGCCGCGCTCGCGGTGCTCGACACGATCGCCTCCGACGGCCTGCTGGAGCACACCGCCGCGGTCGGCAAGGAGATCGCGTCCGGTGTCGAGGCGCTGGACCACCCGCTCATCTCCGGTGTGCGGGGCGCCGGCCTGCTGCTCGGCATCACGCTGCGCGAGGCGGTCTCGGCGAAGGCCGCGGCGGCCGCGCAGCGGGCCGGCTACCTGATCAACCCGATCCAGCCCGACGTCATCCGCCTGGCGCCGCCGCTGGTGCTGGACGAGGCGGACGCCCACCGACTGGTGGCCGACCTGCCGTCGTTCCTCCCCTCCCCAGGCCAGGAGCCGTGA
- the argC gene encoding N-acetyl-gamma-glutamyl-phosphate reductase yields the protein MTVRIAVAGASGYAGGEVLRLLLGHPDVEIGALTAGGNAGSPLLAHQPHLLPLADRVLEETTADTLEGHDVVFLALPHGRSAEIAARLGDDTLVVDCGADHRLTDPAAWDRWYGGTHAGSWPYGLPELPGQRDELRGARRVAVPGCYPTVSSLALAPAMGLVELEVTVVAVSGTSGAGKALKPNLLGSEVMGSLSAYGVGGAHRHTPEIAQNLAKVAGGPVAVSFTPVLAPLPRGILATCSATLKDGDADVRAAYEKAYADEPFVHLLPEGHWPTTGAVLGSNAVQLQVAVDRDVNRLVVVAAIDNLAKGTAGAAVQCMNLALGLPETTGLSTVGVAP from the coding sequence ATGACGGTACGGATCGCGGTCGCCGGGGCCAGCGGGTACGCCGGGGGAGAGGTGCTGCGCCTCCTGCTCGGTCACCCGGACGTGGAGATCGGCGCGCTCACCGCCGGCGGCAACGCGGGCTCCCCGCTGCTCGCCCACCAGCCGCACCTGCTGCCGCTGGCCGACCGGGTGCTGGAGGAGACCACCGCCGACACCCTCGAGGGCCACGACGTCGTCTTCCTCGCCCTGCCGCACGGCCGCTCGGCCGAGATCGCCGCCCGATTGGGCGACGACACGCTCGTCGTCGACTGCGGCGCGGACCACCGGCTCACCGACCCCGCCGCCTGGGACCGCTGGTACGGCGGCACGCACGCGGGCAGCTGGCCCTACGGCCTGCCCGAGCTGCCCGGTCAGCGCGACGAGCTGCGCGGCGCCCGCCGCGTCGCCGTGCCCGGCTGCTACCCGACCGTGTCCTCGCTGGCCCTGGCCCCCGCGATGGGGCTGGTCGAGCTCGAGGTGACGGTGGTGGCCGTGTCCGGCACGTCCGGCGCGGGCAAGGCGCTCAAGCCGAACCTCCTCGGCTCCGAGGTGATGGGCTCGCTCAGCGCCTACGGCGTCGGCGGCGCGCACCGGCACACCCCGGAGATCGCGCAGAACCTCGCCAAGGTCGCCGGCGGGCCGGTGGCGGTGTCGTTCACCCCGGTGCTGGCGCCGTTGCCGCGCGGCATCCTGGCGACCTGCTCGGCGACGCTCAAGGACGGTGACGCGGACGTCCGGGCCGCGTACGAGAAGGCCTACGCCGACGAGCCGTTCGTTCACCTGCTGCCGGAAGGCCACTGGCCGACCACGGGCGCGGTGCTCGGCTCGAACGCCGTGCAGCTCCAGGTGGCCGTCGACCGCGACGTGAACCGGCTGGTCGTGGTGGCCGCGATCGACAACCTGGCGAAGGGCACCGCGGGCGCCGCGGTGCAGTGCATGAACCTGGCACTCGGCCTGCCGGAGACCACCGGCCTGTCCACCGTGGGAGTAGCACCTTGA